One genomic region from Coriobacteriia bacterium encodes:
- a CDS encoding DUF111 family protein has protein sequence MAASVTDKTALYLECASGISGDMFVAALLDLGASQQRLEAALATLPLDGFSTRVSRVRKAGLDACDFDVVLDEAHENHDHDMAYLYGHLVARSDDEADESDHEVHAHHGHHTHGGHEHEHEHEHEHEHEHEHEHEHEHEHEHEHEHEH, from the coding sequence ATGGCGGCAAGCGTGACGGACAAGACGGCACTGTACCTGGAGTGCGCCTCTGGCATCAGCGGCGACATGTTCGTAGCCGCCCTGCTCGATCTGGGCGCCAGCCAACAGCGTCTCGAAGCTGCGCTCGCAACGCTGCCGCTTGACGGCTTTTCGACGAGAGTCTCCCGGGTACGCAAGGCAGGGCTCGACGCCTGCGACTTCGACGTCGTGCTCGACGAGGCGCACGAGAACCACGACCACGACATGGCCTACCTGTACGGGCACCTCGTCGCACGCTCGGATGACGAGGCGGACGAAAGTGACCACGAGGTGCACGCACACCATGGGCATCACACCCACGGAGGCCACGAGCACGAGCACGAGCACGAGCACGAGCACGAGCACGAGCACGAGCACGAGCACGAGCACGAGCACGAGCACGAGCACGAGCACGAGCACGAGCAC
- the larB gene encoding nickel pincer cofactor biosynthesis protein LarB, which yields MDKHDLVALMHDVASGAVDPDEATHRLQTAPFVDLGYAKLDTHRGIRQGVSEVVYGESKTADQIAGICAALSDAGQERVIVTRIDAEKAAAVSALLGPDRTLHYHETPRIGVLGDAPEPNGDGTIVVACGGTSDLPVAEEAALTAEMLGNRVTRLYDVGVAGIHRLLAHADDIAAAQVVIAVAGMEGALASVVGGLASCPVIAVPTSVGYGASFGGVAALLAMLNSCASGVSVVNIDNGFGAGYQASMINHLGGRHPRA from the coding sequence ATGGACAAGCACGATCTCGTCGCCCTCATGCACGACGTCGCATCGGGCGCCGTTGACCCCGACGAGGCCACGCACCGCCTCCAGACGGCGCCGTTCGTCGACCTGGGCTATGCCAAGCTCGACACGCATCGCGGCATCCGCCAGGGCGTCTCGGAGGTCGTGTACGGCGAAAGCAAAACGGCCGACCAGATCGCCGGCATATGCGCGGCGCTGTCCGACGCCGGGCAGGAGCGCGTCATCGTGACGAGGATCGACGCCGAGAAGGCTGCCGCCGTCAGCGCGCTGCTCGGCCCCGACCGAACGCTGCACTATCACGAGACGCCTCGCATCGGCGTGCTCGGCGATGCGCCCGAACCCAACGGCGATGGAACGATCGTCGTGGCCTGCGGGGGAACAAGCGACCTGCCCGTCGCCGAGGAGGCGGCGCTCACGGCGGAGATGCTCGGAAACCGCGTGACGCGGCTCTACGACGTCGGCGTCGCCGGCATCCACCGGCTGCTCGCCCACGCCGATGACATCGCCGCAGCGCAGGTTGTCATCGCGGTCGCCGGCATGGAAGGCGCGCTGGCCAGCGTCGTGGGCGGACTTGCGAGTTGCCCAGTCATCGCCGTGCCGACGAGCGTGGGCTACGGCGCGAGCTTCGGCGGGGTCGCCGCGCTGCTCGCGATGCTCAACTCGTGCGCAAGCGGCGTGTCGGTCGTCAACATCGACAACGGCTTTGGCGCGGGGTACCAGGCAAGTATGATCAACCACCTGGGAGGGCGACACCCGAGAGCGTAG
- a CDS encoding ExsB family transcriptional regulator, whose product MQLNLDKATRYGLAFSGGVDSSYLLAELLREGFDVKAYTISTAFQLPRDTTDALRLARELGAEHELIEVDIFSRDEVCANPADRCYRCKHVVFGTILQHMAVDGRTVLLDATNASDDPARRPGFRAMRELGVVSPLRAAGMTKDDVRAASRGLGLFTADKPSFACFAVRVPTDTRITPETLAVARRSFAQQHPELGLDS is encoded by the coding sequence ATGCAGCTCAACCTGGATAAAGCCACGCGCTACGGTCTCGCGTTCTCAGGCGGCGTCGACTCGTCATACCTGCTCGCCGAGCTCCTGCGCGAGGGTTTCGACGTCAAGGCGTACACGATCAGCACGGCCTTTCAGCTGCCGCGCGACACCACCGACGCACTGAGGCTCGCCCGCGAGCTCGGAGCCGAGCACGAGCTCATCGAAGTCGACATATTCTCGCGAGACGAAGTGTGTGCCAACCCAGCCGATCGCTGCTACCGCTGCAAGCACGTCGTGTTCGGCACGATCCTGCAGCACATGGCCGTCGACGGCCGCACCGTGTTGCTCGACGCCACGAACGCCAGCGACGACCCAGCACGCCGCCCGGGCTTTCGTGCCATGCGCGAGCTGGGCGTCGTCTCTCCCCTGCGCGCAGCCGGCATGACGAAGGACGACGTGCGCGCCGCCTCGCGCGGGCTGGGCCTGTTTACGGCGGACAAGCCGAGCTTCGCTTGCTTTGCCGTGCGCGTTCCCACCGACACGCGCATCACTCCGGAGACGCTCGCCGTGGCCCGCCGCTCGTTTGCCCAGCAACATCCCGAGCTGGGGCTCGACAGCTAG
- a CDS encoding adhesin, with protein sequence MDTTHTTMGTAPVSRSASERLAEDAVIASLGRTMDRRAFVYGTGSLAALVLAMRAGVAFASEGADTPPEGQAAGGPGSEGGVPGEPPEGGAGGPGGADTMTYDYTGTYAGVLVADGESVSSTGESIDAPKADQNAVFAQNAGTAEIEQATITKAGDDTNGDVCNFYGVNSIVLSVGERSAVRLTDSTLDATGEGSNGVFATDGGAAYVTGCSITTAAGNSRGLDATYGGVIEASQVDISTKGDHCAAVATDRGGGTISVSDSTLATAGSGSPLLYSTGHITALDVSGTATGSQITGMEGLNTILIGNSTLESTITGKTASDPVADGVIIYQSTSGDAEAATGETATFQAANSVLKSAITSGALFYCTNTKASIVLAGTSLDFDSSAVELVRVAGNDANNWGQAGSNGAQVTFTGIGQELEGAAVVDTISSLAMYLLEGSEWTGSAHIEANANNSTSDEPLAINIDATSAWIVTDDSTVSALNMAAGGAVIDEQGRTVRIVAGDVEVVAGESALTVTVTGAYGTEVTTSDANVLDEALASGGSSASSSAADAA encoded by the coding sequence ATGGACACGACTCACACCACGATGGGTACCGCACCCGTCTCCCGCAGCGCAAGCGAGCGCCTTGCCGAGGACGCCGTCATCGCCTCGCTCGGCCGTACGATGGATCGTCGCGCGTTCGTCTATGGCACGGGCTCGCTCGCCGCACTCGTGCTGGCGATGCGTGCAGGCGTCGCATTCGCATCCGAGGGCGCAGACACCCCGCCCGAGGGCCAGGCCGCGGGCGGCCCCGGCAGCGAAGGTGGCGTCCCCGGCGAGCCTCCCGAGGGCGGTGCGGGCGGCCCCGGCGGCGCGGACACGATGACGTATGACTACACTGGCACGTACGCAGGTGTGCTTGTGGCCGACGGCGAGAGCGTTTCCTCCACGGGTGAGAGCATCGACGCTCCCAAGGCCGACCAAAACGCCGTCTTCGCCCAGAACGCGGGCACCGCGGAGATCGAGCAGGCCACGATCACGAAGGCTGGCGACGACACGAATGGCGACGTCTGCAACTTCTACGGCGTCAACTCCATCGTGCTGAGCGTGGGCGAGAGATCGGCCGTCAGACTGACAGACTCGACGCTCGATGCCACCGGCGAGGGCTCCAACGGTGTGTTCGCAACCGATGGGGGCGCGGCGTATGTGACCGGCTGCAGCATCACGACAGCGGCGGGCAACTCGCGCGGCCTTGATGCCACATACGGTGGCGTCATTGAGGCGAGCCAGGTGGACATCTCGACGAAGGGCGACCACTGCGCGGCCGTGGCAACCGATCGCGGCGGCGGAACGATCTCGGTGAGCGACTCCACGCTGGCGACGGCTGGGTCGGGCTCGCCGCTGCTCTACTCGACGGGCCACATCACGGCCCTCGACGTCTCGGGCACGGCGACCGGGAGCCAGATTACCGGCATGGAAGGCCTGAACACCATCCTCATCGGCAACTCCACGCTCGAAAGCACGATCACAGGCAAGACGGCGAGCGATCCCGTGGCCGACGGCGTCATCATCTACCAGTCGACCTCAGGCGATGCTGAGGCTGCGACCGGAGAGACCGCGACGTTCCAGGCGGCAAACTCCGTGCTCAAGAGTGCCATCACGTCCGGCGCTCTGTTCTACTGCACGAACACGAAGGCGTCCATCGTCCTTGCGGGAACATCGCTGGACTTTGACAGCTCCGCCGTTGAACTCGTCCGCGTGGCCGGTAACGACGCCAACAACTGGGGCCAGGCAGGAAGCAACGGCGCCCAGGTGACGTTCACGGGCATCGGGCAGGAGCTCGAGGGCGCAGCCGTTGTCGACACGATCTCGAGCCTGGCGATGTATCTGCTCGAGGGTTCGGAGTGGACCGGCTCGGCGCATATCGAGGCGAACGCCAACAACTCGACGTCCGACGAGCCCCTGGCGATCAACATCGACGCCACGTCCGCATGGATCGTGACAGACGACAGCACGGTTTCGGCGCTCAACATGGCTGCAGGCGGAGCCGTTATTGACGAGCAGGGCCGCACGGTGCGCATCGTTGCCGGCGATGTCGAAGTCGTGGCGGGCGAGTCCGCACTGACGGTGACCGTGACCGGGGCATACGGCACTGAGGTCACGACAAGCGACGCCAACGTGCTCGACGAGGCGCTGGCGAGCGGCGGTTCCTCGGCGTCGTCATCGGCGGCTGATGCCGCGTAG
- a CDS encoding M20/M25/M40 family metallo-hydrolase codes for MEEEPMVSCASAANAAPKDRVPAKGLAAGAPAPVTLPTSSDRAQSRARRAPAATPGYLVDPGYELSPVERMFCELVEIDSPSFHEHEMADEVRNRLGALGFVVTEDATSGRNDGVVTAITSTRRYENISHGVAFDLHRLVHTGSDCGNLFATLPGTGVLAGADPILFITHMDTVQPANGKHAHVHADGTITSMGDTVLGADDLAGIACVMAAVERLQQQGVAHRPVELACMVAEEVGNVGARAFDFSQCKATMAYTLDYSADPHEYAYQAPTILYLTIEVIGRSAHAGFYPEKGINAIKIAAQAIGATQCGRIGDDTTVNIGLISGGRGTNIVPSDVVIRGEVRSYNHEKAVAQAQHVTELFQQAADDFGGRVTVQVSEACHAYCMEQDAPVVRRFERACEALGMQASGAPTFGGSDNNVAVAYGIPGIVMANGMRDAHSTHEHVLPGDLAKVQALVEQLLTLD; via the coding sequence ATGGAGGAAGAACCTATGGTTTCCTGCGCCTCTGCCGCGAACGCTGCGCCCAAGGACCGCGTGCCTGCCAAGGGCCTCGCGGCCGGCGCCCCCGCTCCGGTAACCCTGCCCACGAGCTCCGATCGCGCCCAGTCCCGCGCCCGCCGTGCGCCCGCCGCAACGCCGGGCTACCTCGTGGATCCCGGCTACGAGCTCTCGCCGGTCGAGCGCATGTTCTGTGAGCTTGTCGAGATCGATTCCCCGTCGTTTCACGAGCACGAGATGGCAGATGAGGTGCGCAACCGCCTCGGTGCCCTGGGCTTCGTCGTCACGGAGGACGCGACGAGCGGGCGCAACGACGGCGTCGTGACGGCCATCACCTCGACGAGGCGCTACGAGAACATATCTCACGGCGTGGCGTTCGATCTGCATCGCCTCGTTCACACGGGCAGCGACTGCGGCAACCTTTTCGCGACGCTGCCCGGTACCGGCGTACTGGCTGGCGCCGACCCCATCCTGTTCATCACGCACATGGATACAGTGCAGCCCGCCAACGGCAAGCACGCCCACGTTCACGCCGACGGCACGATCACGAGCATGGGCGACACGGTGCTCGGCGCCGATGACCTCGCCGGCATCGCGTGCGTCATGGCTGCCGTCGAGCGCCTGCAGCAACAGGGCGTTGCTCACCGTCCCGTCGAGCTCGCGTGCATGGTTGCCGAGGAGGTCGGCAACGTCGGCGCCCGCGCGTTCGACTTCTCGCAGTGCAAGGCGACGATGGCGTACACGCTTGACTACTCGGCCGACCCGCACGAGTACGCCTACCAGGCCCCGACGATCCTCTATCTCACGATCGAGGTCATCGGGCGCTCGGCCCACGCCGGCTTCTATCCCGAGAAGGGCATCAACGCCATCAAGATTGCGGCGCAGGCCATCGGTGCGACGCAGTGTGGGCGCATCGGTGACGACACGACGGTCAATATCGGCCTCATCTCGGGCGGCCGTGGCACGAACATCGTGCCCAGCGACGTTGTCATTCGTGGCGAGGTGCGCAGCTACAACCACGAAAAGGCCGTGGCCCAGGCCCAGCACGTCACCGAGCTGTTCCAGCAGGCGGCCGACGACTTCGGCGGGCGCGTGACCGTGCAGGTGAGCGAGGCGTGCCACGCGTACTGCATGGAGCAGGACGCGCCGGTCGTCCGTCGCTTCGAGCGCGCGTGCGAGGCGCTCGGCATGCAGGCGAGCGGGGCGCCGACGTTTGGCGGCAGCGACAACAACGTTGCGGTGGCCTACGGCATCCCGGGCATCGTCATGGCGAACGGCATGCGCGACGCCCACTCGACGCACGAGCACGTCCTGCCTGGTGACCTCGCGAAGGTCCAGGCCCTCGTCGAGCAGCTGCTGACGCTGGACTAG
- a CDS encoding FAD-dependent oxidoreductase, with the protein MSDTTSTLSRRGFVAGAALSSAALAAAGAGSALASEKASSAAGDAWDAEYDVIVCGGGGAGLTAAYAALEAGAARVLVLEKADACGGTTATAEGAIQASGTSWQKELGVNGVADDNADKHYAFWLQDGEGFVEPELVRCMADNAADNLQWMADSFGITYSKVFGCYPAAYTDLANMADRIHLITDAADTTKTGGVVWTTNAQAAVEAAGGEIQTGVAAASLVTDESGAVTGVVTADGARLGAKAVVLAMSGIEHNEELAKRYSPQQYWDLKTQNVATAATDTGDGIVMGMEAGAQVGRFGGAVDLLLQTWSYTNNTNPEIPYLLVNQRGVRFVREDTTYAFHCRAIYNACVQEGGFDDEAGTTGACWMVMDSKMTGVAQADWSDPDKLQAALDDGSMVSGETVEELSKLMGIDPAVLARTVDTWNSDIASGIDPVWRRTAQLTPLDEPPFYAWKTVNTNIGSIGGLKINTDAQVIGRDGEPIVGLYAAGTNAGGWLGPYYPGSGTCLQGVLNWGRIAGTQAAAAAM; encoded by the coding sequence ATGTCAGACACCACATCCACCCTCTCCCGCCGCGGCTTCGTCGCCGGGGCAGCCCTGAGCTCGGCAGCGCTTGCGGCAGCGGGGGCCGGAAGCGCACTCGCTTCCGAAAAGGCTTCCTCCGCCGCAGGTGACGCCTGGGACGCCGAGTACGACGTCATCGTGTGCGGTGGCGGCGGCGCGGGTCTGACGGCCGCCTACGCCGCACTCGAGGCCGGAGCCGCACGCGTACTCGTGCTCGAGAAGGCCGACGCCTGCGGCGGCACGACGGCGACGGCCGAGGGGGCCATCCAGGCGTCGGGCACGAGCTGGCAGAAGGAGCTCGGCGTCAACGGCGTCGCCGACGACAACGCCGACAAGCACTACGCGTTCTGGCTACAGGACGGCGAGGGCTTCGTCGAGCCGGAGCTCGTGCGCTGCATGGCCGATAACGCGGCCGACAACCTACAGTGGATGGCGGACAGCTTCGGCATCACGTACAGCAAGGTGTTCGGCTGCTATCCGGCCGCCTACACCGATCTGGCCAACATGGCCGACCGCATCCACCTCATCACGGACGCCGCCGACACCACGAAGACTGGCGGCGTCGTGTGGACGACGAACGCCCAGGCTGCCGTCGAGGCGGCAGGCGGCGAGATCCAGACCGGCGTCGCAGCGGCGTCGCTTGTCACCGACGAGTCCGGCGCCGTCACGGGCGTCGTCACGGCCGACGGGGCACGTCTCGGCGCCAAGGCCGTCGTGCTGGCCATGAGCGGCATCGAGCACAACGAGGAGTTGGCCAAGCGCTACAGCCCGCAGCAGTACTGGGACCTCAAGACGCAAAACGTCGCCACGGCCGCCACGGACACCGGCGACGGCATCGTCATGGGCATGGAGGCTGGTGCGCAAGTCGGGCGCTTCGGCGGCGCCGTCGACCTGTTGCTGCAGACGTGGTCGTACACGAACAACACGAACCCCGAGATCCCCTACCTGCTCGTGAACCAGCGCGGCGTGCGCTTCGTTCGCGAGGACACGACGTACGCGTTCCACTGTCGCGCCATCTACAACGCCTGCGTGCAGGAAGGCGGCTTCGACGACGAGGCGGGCACGACGGGCGCGTGCTGGATGGTCATGGACTCCAAGATGACGGGCGTGGCCCAGGCCGACTGGAGCGATCCCGATAAGCTGCAGGCCGCACTCGACGACGGCTCCATGGTGAGCGGCGAGACCGTCGAGGAGCTCTCGAAGCTCATGGGCATCGACCCCGCCGTGCTGGCGCGCACGGTTGACACGTGGAACTCCGACATCGCCAGCGGCATCGACCCGGTGTGGCGCCGCACGGCGCAGCTGACGCCGCTCGACGAGCCGCCGTTTTACGCCTGGAAGACAGTCAACACGAACATCGGGTCGATCGGCGGCCTCAAGATCAATACGGACGCACAGGTTATCGGGCGCGACGGCGAGCCCATCGTCGGCCTGTACGCAGCCGGCACGAACGCGGGCGGTTGGCTGGGCCCCTACTACCCGGGCAGCGGTACGTGCCTGCAGGGCGTGCTGAACTGGGGACGCATCGCCGGCACACAGGCGGCTGCGGCGGCGATGTAA
- a CDS encoding threonine aldolase: MSAPAPKLHRFTNDYSEGAHPAILDALVRTNLEQAGGYTTDEHCERARALILEACGLSPEEASVEFVVGGTAANVISLCGLLERPYDAVVCTPDGHINTHETGALEASGHKILATHDTDGFVSPSEVERIVAENAAFANHMTRPRTIYVSDTTELGGVYTKKQLSALASCARAHDMKFFVDGARLGSALTAAGNEVTLPELAHMADAFYVGGTKNGLMFGEAVVIRDPQLRQDFPWLMKQHQNLLAKGRLLGVQFETAFADGGALYWGCARNANERATQLAAGLDKLGFEAYTPCASNQLFYRVPTAIGQAFNDVLGCETFFDEGATRVIRFVTSWATTNEHVEEALAFAATLA, from the coding sequence ATGAGCGCACCGGCGCCGAAGCTCCACCGGTTCACCAACGACTACTCCGAGGGCGCCCACCCCGCCATCCTCGACGCCCTCGTGCGCACGAACCTCGAGCAGGCCGGCGGGTACACGACCGACGAGCACTGTGAGCGCGCCCGTGCCCTCATCCTGGAGGCGTGTGGGCTGAGCCCCGAGGAGGCGAGCGTCGAGTTTGTCGTCGGCGGAACGGCAGCCAACGTCATCTCGCTGTGTGGCCTGCTCGAGCGCCCCTACGACGCCGTCGTCTGCACGCCCGACGGTCACATCAACACGCACGAGACAGGTGCGCTTGAGGCAAGCGGGCACAAGATCCTCGCGACACACGACACCGACGGCTTCGTGAGTCCCTCCGAGGTTGAGCGCATCGTGGCAGAGAACGCCGCGTTCGCCAACCACATGACGCGGCCGCGCACCATCTACGTGAGCGACACGACAGAGCTGGGTGGCGTCTACACAAAGAAGCAGCTCAGCGCGCTTGCCAGCTGCGCACGCGCCCATGACATGAAGTTCTTCGTCGACGGTGCCCGCCTCGGCAGTGCCCTGACCGCGGCAGGCAACGAAGTGACGCTGCCCGAGCTGGCACACATGGCCGACGCGTTCTACGTGGGAGGCACGAAGAACGGCCTGATGTTCGGCGAGGCCGTCGTCATCCGCGACCCGCAGCTGCGCCAGGACTTCCCCTGGCTCATGAAGCAGCACCAGAACCTGCTGGCCAAGGGCCGGCTGCTCGGCGTGCAGTTCGAGACGGCGTTTGCCGACGGTGGCGCCCTGTACTGGGGGTGCGCGCGCAACGCCAACGAGCGCGCAACGCAGTTGGCCGCCGGCCTCGACAAGCTCGGCTTCGAGGCCTATACCCCCTGCGCGTCCAACCAGCTGTTCTACCGCGTCCCAACCGCGATCGGCCAGGCTTTCAACGACGTGCTGGGATGCGAGACGTTCTTTGACGAGGGAGCGACGCGCGTCATCCGCTTCGTGACGTCGTGGGCGACAACGAACGAGCACGTCGAAGAGGCGCTCGCGTTCGCGGCGACGCTGGCGTAA